In Pirellulaceae bacterium, the sequence TCGTATGTTTCGGAAGATCTGATAACAGGCGAGAATCTTGACAACAGGGGCCTCAGCAGGCTGTCTCGAAGTATGGAAAAGCATGGTTTGCTTGTTCTTGGATTCGACCCTGACACGATAGAAGATTACCTCGCGAAGTTCGGGCTGGTGACGCTTGATCATCGACGTCCGCAAGAGTTTAAGCAGCGGTATGTCATTCAGCAGGCACTCGGTCGTGACGTGATCGAAGTTGAACGCTTCGTCCTGGCCCAGGTCAACGAATGTACTGCTGCCGATCTGGTAGCTTCTTGAACTTTGATTCAATCATACCAGGGTCGCCTTTGTTCACAGAATCGGCTCAACTGTGATAAAAAAACGCCACACGGACCCGATGTGAATCCGTGTGGCCGCAAAATTGCGTGGGGGGCCGATCAATGGAGCATCCGGTTAGACATCACTCGCATCCGGGACTTCGAATCCAGCGTTGTTGGGATCTTTCAGTAACGCATTCGCTGCATCCGCATGATCTCCCGTGTGTTGCTCGGTGGCTGGATCGAAGGTAAGCCAAGGACCGACGACGTATTCGTTTCCATCCTCCGGAATGCCAACTCCGTCTCGCATCACTTCGTGCAATCGCCCGAAATGATCGTGAGCTTCGGCATTGTCGCCGAATCGACCTGCCTTTGCGTTGAACGGTACGGATTCGCCCAACCGATAGGAATTGTTCATCAGATGGCCAAGCACGCAACCATAATGGGCATCCTTGGCATTACCGTTGGCCATTTGAGGGTCGCCTGCACGGCAGGCTGCGATGAAGCTGCCCCAATTTCCACCCGGAGTTACTTTGCCTTTCGGCACGGAAATAGCTTGACCTTCACTACTGCCTTTCGGGTAGTACTTGCCACGAATAATTTTCCCGCCATCTTCAAAGTAGTACTCGTTTTCAACTTGTCGTTGATAACCGTCATAGTTCACATTGCGCACGTTGAAGAACGCATATTGTCCATTGGGATATTCGGCCAAGCCAAACATCGTGTTCGGAGTTTCGCCTTGGTCGTTCCACTTGAACCGTCCACCAATTGCCATGGCCCGAACGGGATGAGTTAAGTCATCATCGAGAGCCCAGCGGGCGACGTCCAATTGATGGGTGCCCTGATTGTTGAGGTCTCCGTTTCCAGTCTTCCAGAACCAATGCCAATCGTAATGGACAAAGTTGTCATGGTATTGATCGATGACGGCTGGACCTTTCCAAAGGTTCCAGTCGAGGTTGCTAGGAGGCGTTCCGGCTTGGTCGATTCCGATGCCGCCGCGAGGTTTGCAGCAGTAGCCGTAGGAGACCTTAAGCTTGCCGAACTGACCATCCTTGATCGCTTCGTGTAAGCCGGCGATTCCGGCATCACTACGCCGTTGTGTTCCGTGCTGTACAACCACGCCGTATTTCTCTTGTGCGGCAACTGCGACGCCCCCTTCGGTAACGTCGTGACTCATTGGCTTTTCGACGTAGACGTGCTTGCCATGCTGGGCGCCCCAAATGGTCATTAGCGAATGCCAGTGATTTGGCGTTGCAATCGAGATTGCATCAATGGTCTTGTCTTCCAGGGCTCGACGAACATCCGTCGCACCTTGGCATTTCGCTTGACCTTCGTTACGTGCGTGGATCTTGGCGAGCGTGTTGTTCAAGACATTCCGGTCTGGATCGACGACGTACGCAATTTCGACATTGTTCTGGCCGGACCAACCACCGATGTGACTTTTGCCCCGTCCGTTCAGCCCGATGACAGCAATGCGTAAACGGTCGTTTGCACCATTGATATTGCCGGAAGCACGTGTCCCTGTGATGAGCAAGGATGCGCCGACAGCTGAACTCGTCTTGAGAAAGCGGCGACGGGTAGGTTTTGACATGATCACCCTCTTGACTAGGCTTGTGTGAAACGGGCTTGTGTGAAACGGGCAGGAACGGATCGACAGAAGTCGCCGTCCACCGTGATTCTAAACAATTTCGCTGCTCGTGCGATGTGAAAATCAGGTCAAACTCCTGCTAAAATCAACGATTTGACCTGACCG encodes:
- a CDS encoding Gfo/Idh/MocA family oxidoreductase yields the protein MSKPTRRRFLKTSSAVGASLLITGTRASGNINGANDRLRIAVIGLNGRGKSHIGGWSGQNNVEIAYVVDPDRNVLNNTLAKIHARNEGQAKCQGATDVRRALEDKTIDAISIATPNHWHSLMTIWGAQHGKHVYVEKPMSHDVTEGGVAVAAQEKYGVVVQHGTQRRSDAGIAGLHEAIKDGQFGKLKVSYGYCCKPRGGIGIDQAGTPPSNLDWNLWKGPAVIDQYHDNFVHYDWHWFWKTGNGDLNNQGTHQLDVARWALDDDLTHPVRAMAIGGRFKWNDQGETPNTMFGLAEYPNGQYAFFNVRNVNYDGYQRQVENEYYFEDGGKIIRGKYYPKGSSEGQAISVPKGKVTPGGNWGSFIAACRAGDPQMANGNAKDAHYGCVLGHLMNNSYRLGESVPFNAKAGRFGDNAEAHDHFGRLHEVMRDGVGIPEDGNEYVVGPWLTFDPATEQHTGDHADAANALLKDPNNAGFEVPDASDV